tgagaattaattttgtaaatagaaagtgtttgttttgttttttcaaatgtcatatttttaattgacaGTGTATTTGCTTTagtaatttgattttagttgaaTCAATCCATGTATGTAGTCTAAGAGGGATCTCAGttgaaaattcatgattttagTAATGGAGACTTGAGCGTAGCCAGACAGGCTAAGAAAGATTTCGCACAATGTGTGGCAGTCTATCCACTCATTTATACCAAGTCAAATATCGTCCACTCCTCTCCCTACAAGATTCCAAAAACCAACCCACTTGGATCACCTTAAAGCTTGAACATGCTTAACTTCAGTAAGAGGATAAACCCCAACAACTGTTCTATCATTTCATATTAACATTTTGTGTTTTCTGCTTCACAAATTACTTTTACTTTACTGTTTAGCTCTTATCTTTCATGTTTCTCTGAGCTTGAGTTCCAATGGCTGCTTTCTCTGCAACTTCTGTTACCTTAGCATCTTCACTCAAGCTCTTCCAGAGGAATAATGTGGTAAGTTGCTCATGctacatttatattttcatgattAATTTGCTCTCTTGCTACTGGGTTACGTTCTTCATTCTGCTTCAGCTAGTTGGCTTCTTATTTTTGTTCCATTGTTGGAATTTTAAGCCTGCtggttaattaatttgttatgtACTATGAGAGGTCTACCAGAATGTGGTTCTTCTATACTTTTAGAATAATTGAATCGAAGTAGCAGTAATTTTAAGATGATGCTTCTTATATGTTCCAAATGCCTCTGTAAATGACTAATACAAACTTAAAAAGTTccgttttttttaattgtttgcgTCATGTAAATGAAGTTCAAAAGCTTTCAAAGTAGCAGCTGCAAATGCGGGTTTTCGTAGGATgctaaatgttaaaataattttatgcagATAACCGAAAGGACTTCAAATCTGAAGATGGTTACAGTAGGATGGAGAAAGAACAGCTTCCCTTCTTTGAAGACAAATAGCTTCCGTGTCTCCTGCGCTGTAAAATCACTTTCCAATTCAATTTCAGTAATCTTAACAAATGCAATAAACCACCAAAAAACTATTTACAGAAGTAGagatgcatgtcaatttgtgCTGACAATGCTTGTAAATATATGTGGCAGGCCAAGCCCGAGACGGTGCAGAAAGTCTGTGATATAGTGAAGAAACAGCTTGCATTGCCTAGTGAGACACAGCTCACCCCAGAATCCAAGTTCGTGGACCTCGGTGCTGATTCCCTGGACACGGTACATCGAAACGAAATATTTTTCTTGATGTTTTGCTAAATTTGATGATCTAATTTAAAAGTGCTGTACGattgataatattaatgtaAATGCAGGTGGAAATAGTAATGAGTTTGGAGGAAGAATTTGACATTAGTGTAGAGGAGGAAAGTTCCCAAAACATCACAACTGTCCAAGAGGCAGCTGATTTGATACAGAAGCTTGTGGAAAAGAAGGCagcttaaagaaagaaagacataAGATCCAACTGACAAGAGGGTACACGTAGTGAACTGCTGTTAGTTCATTTTGCTTTCTTCTGTAATTGTTGAAATCCATAACTCCCATTTTGGTTAGAACAGAAATGATGGATTTGTGTTAGCTTAAACATTCTTTTGTGATTCTGAATATGCCAAGTTTGTTTCGAATGACAGTCATCAATGGCAAATTAGTGCTTTGGTTTACACATAAAGCATCCAGATTAGGCATGGCCGCTTGTATCAAGTGCCCCATACCACAGGTAACTTCAGGAAATAGTTGGCCGCAATGTGAGGAGATTTGGAAAGGCCAGATGCTTGGAAATTATTCCTGCTCACCCAAAGTCAGTTCCATTGCTAAGGCCACTGGATGTTTCTTGGCCAATTACATCAGCtcagaaaaatattacaagctCAATAAAATCTCTCTCCTTACAAGCTTTCCAGATTTAAAAGAACAAATGGTTAAAATGTGAGAAACTTACCTAATCAAGGGTAAACGCATAAGCTCGATTTAGTTGTTTTGAGTGTCTCATCAAAAGCGACTtaacaatatttatcaaaatcaaataattgattaCATACTTAAGATTTTACATCGGTTATTAATGAATTGCCCTAATTATTTAATTGCCCACTTGAACAACCAAAGGATCCAGCATGTCGTTCAAATAGAagataaacatataatttaaagatattgaAAGAAAGGAAATATAGATGTCATTAGAGATCATAATACATAACTTGGATCATAATATAGATGTCATTGGTATGATGGAGATCCCTTTGACAGTGATAATGGGGGGCCTCCTAAGAGTAAAGATCTTGAATTTGGAATCTGGTGCTGTGATTGTAGATGATTCTGTTAGAGTCTGGTCACATCACAAAATGAATTTGATAGTTGTAGAAAGGTACATATTTgcttattgaaaaatgaaattccaATCCCTTTTCACTTTTGTAGTCTCGTTGATTCCatcacatttgtgtacccaTACACCAatctaattttctttgttgcaggtatattttttttctttgtagtAGGCGCCAGTTTGGACTCCCAGGTCCTTCTCTTCTTGAAATTGATGTAGATGAGAGACCTGAAGATGGGACTTTGGCATCTTCTTTGATGGTGAGGCTGCAGTCTGCAAATGATTTTCACCCTGCTTACCATCTCTGAATTGGTGATGCCAATCCTCATCTACATCCTCTGTGGCAGCCTTGTTTTATCGTAGGACAAATGAGCATGATTTTGCCGtcaaaacataaacaaacctTTACCCTAACCCACTTCtggtaaaattataatacataataaagaTTGATTCAATAGACACTCAAGTTGGAAAAGGAACAGTCAGGTCATACTTGGTAGCTCCGGGTGAGACTAGAGAGATCCTGTGAGCACTTGTTTTTGAGTCCCATAAACAACCCATTATAGCTAGCTATTGCCTTTTCCCTTAAATGGCCAGTAAGCCGAAGAGGATTTTGAAATTAACTGATACAGTTAAAGCATATAAAGAAGACTACCAGAAGGTTAAAAATGGATTTTGTAAGAAAGTAAAGAATACTATTTAAATAGACTCATCTTACGTATGGAAATAGTATCAGCTTGTATAAACTTGTACTGATGTGGCACAGGCATGGCTGACCATGAGGAAATGGTCAATAATCGGGTTGTCAAAAGGATCATCTATGACTGAAAAACAAGAATGCTAATCACAGTGACCATCATGTCGATATCTACTGAAGCTGGGGATACCCAAATGATTTTAATGGAGAAACTATGAAATGAAGCAGATGGTCTTAAAAGTCGACGGGGGAACTCAGAAAATTCCTGCTTTCATTATTAACTGAACCAACCCAAAAACATATGCAACGTTTTAGATAAGTTATTGCCTCCTgagatggagatggagatgggtgaaattgaaattcttcAGTGAAATGGCATTATTATGCTTGTTAAGTGGAGCCCATTATGCAACGTTTCACCTTTTGCTCACAaatgcaatttttaattttacagaAGTTTACTGGGAGAGtaaatggaagaagaagaaaacaatacGGCTTTGCAATTGTGGTAATTAACAGGGAGATTGGATGTAAGTAGaagaaagtaataataatattatgtatatttattttaggtatataattatgtatatatttagatgtatcataatatgattgaatgttattttatttttaattcgaaattattcaattatctgatgacatatataagtgttaaaattatgtgaatccactatagttttattgatattaaaaattaaaattttaacttatctaatttaataattgtgaGGTTGTTTATTGAATCTAAGATTTTATTTGTTTCGGCCTTTAAAAGACAATATGATTCGGATGGAATttctgatttaaaaaaaaaaaaaaattatgaagagaTTACTTGAAGGGAGATATGGTTTTATGGTTTTGAAGGACGGAGAGGAGGCAgtaattgttgaaattgaggGAAGAGTTGTTGAGGTAGGATGGGTAAAACAACATCTTCAtttatagaaatatttaaacttatagtattaatatttaaactttaaaagtcAATTATAAAGGGTATATTTGTCTTttccatatttatcctaaaatttaattaaatttaaacatgaCAGAAAGtggaaaaatattgtttttaaagttttaggctGGGAAAGTTTATTCAACTGAAAAAAGGGGTGGTCCAAGTGGTTTTAGCTATTAAGGGGACAAATAGATTAAGTCCTGGAAGAGGGTTTTGTCATTTGTGAAATGGAAGGTTGTAAATTGGGCGTTAAAAGACTGGAATCTGTAGATAAAGCTTTTGTAAGAGGTCTCTCTATTTCTATAACAAGTCTCTTTCACACTGTCAATGGCACTTAGCACGCGTAGAGCTCTTTCTCTCTTAgcttcaaataaattaaagacaaaataatgtCAAAGTAATTTGAAGATATGCAGATGGCTGATGAACATGTGCCCTgttcaattataatatcaatagTCACCTTTAAAGAAAGACACTAAAATTCTGAAGGCCATTTTGACCTAATCGCTCTTAATTATCTTACATTTTCTTCAGTTTCTTTTACTCACTTGGACCTTCaatattcattaaaatattaacCCCAACATACACCTTTCTTTACTTATTGAAATTTTCCAGTCACTCTTCCCCactacattttcttttattatccACCATTTGAATACATGAATAAACCCTAGTTGGGTATAAGGATATTGCCtccttttgattattttttttccttgttattATGACACTGTAATGATGACAATCAATTATGTTTTTAAGTGCAACTTCCTGTTGATAGATATATACTTGATCTATATCTTCTcttgatcttcttcttctttgttcttgCATTTGTGAAAGTTAGTTGAGATGGGCCACCGCCGGAAAGCCAAACAGTGGAGATTGAAGGGTTTCAAAGATGAGAaatgatatacatatatagcttCTGCCTTTTGTCTGcgggtaaaaaaataataataataataacagttCCATGCCATAGTCTTCTTCATGAtgaaaatatattctaaaaacATGCTCAAGTGGGAATCATTTCCCCTTGACCCCAATGTCAGACAAAAGAAACCCACCTAATCCTATCTCCATGCTAAATAACTGGTCCcgtttttcaagtttaaaatcttcaaaatttttcataccGAGAAAAACCCAGTTCCAGATGCAGTTTATCTTCTAGTTCACTTCGTCTAGGCATTCAATCTGAATAGGGTATCTGTGAGTTGAGAAGTTGTAACTTCTACCACTAAATCTGATAGCTGAAAATGTATtcagcagaaaaaaaaaaatctaatggATGAAAATGGGTATAAAAAGTCTATTACCTATTGAAAAGTTGCGTAGCTTTTTCCCCctgtaattttaaatataatcatataaattataatacagGTTGGACTTggaggaaaaaacaaaagatggaACTTTAAATTAGCTTCCATTTCAAGCCTCTTAAAAAGCTACCTCTTATATATTACATGGGCTTCATCTGCTTTCTCATTGCACATTTTCCAATCACATATTCTCCAACTAGCCCTACcatcatattaattcaaatatgaaatgcccatttcttatttttctcttcttcttttttcctccaaaagttataaacatttaaattgtACTTGCCCTTGCTCTTAATTTGTAATACATAAATTTTGTGGGACTgcctaagttttctttttttttttttcctttccttacGTTTGgaagttaaagaaaaatgagagtTAACCTAGCTGtgaagaaacaattaaaaacatagaataactattaaattttgtcGCTAATGGCAGCCtatgaaaagaaacaaaaaagaaaagccaATCTCGCAGCCATATGGGGTGCTTGATAGGCACTGATAATATACATTAATTAGAAGTTTAATGCCATTTGAATCCGAACGCTCACCAAATATTGTCTGAACCAATTGGTCTATCAACTGTCTtaatatagagagaaaaaagatattCTCTAATAAGTACACACAATCTTGATTTCTTGATGTTGAGAggagaaatatataaaagaattgaaataaaaagtCTTGGATTTAAAAATGAGTCAGGACCTGCATATTCCATTGTTATCAATATCAGAAAGATTCACATGCTTGTATATATCTGGAATCCACCATTTCAgatcttcttttttatattttctgtttAAGAATCTAAACATGCATAACGCCAGTCAgtcatcttttttatttaatgcatatcCCCATACATTGATGCCCATTAATAGGTAATGCAAAATCTCTATTATTGTTCAGGTGAAGAacaacaattatattataatttaattaaccagAGGGGAGATAAAAAGGAGTAACTTTTATGAAAATGCCTTCTGCCATCTGCCATCTGCTGCTTTCAACTGGGAAACAATGCCCAGTTTTCTTGGTTAATAGGCCCCATTTGAGAGTGAAAGTTATAGAGACTTTTGCTTACTCGTGAAGGTGATGACTTGAGTACGAAGAAACAGTCTATACAGTTTTATTACTGTAGCAGAAATCTGACAAAATGGAAACTCGGACAAGTCAAACAAAGCTAAAGATTCTATTTAAGTGAAACTATATACCACAAACCTGCATCAAATACTTCTTTCTCTTTCACT
This sequence is a window from Mangifera indica cultivar Alphonso chromosome 5, CATAS_Mindica_2.1, whole genome shotgun sequence. Protein-coding genes within it:
- the LOC123215545 gene encoding acyl carrier protein 1, chloroplastic-like, yielding MAAFSATSVTLASSLKLFQRNNVITERTSNLKMVTVGWRKNSFPSLKTNSFRVSCAAKPETVQKVCDIVKKQLALPSETQLTPESKFVDLGADSLDTVEIVMSLEEEFDISVEEESSQNITTVQEAADLIQKLVEKKAA